The following coding sequences are from one Bos taurus isolate L1 Dominette 01449 registration number 42190680 breed Hereford chromosome 26, ARS-UCD2.0, whole genome shotgun sequence window:
- the NANOS1 gene encoding nanos homolog 1 has protein sequence MEAFPWAPRSPRRGRAPPPMALVPSARYVSTQGPAHPQPFSSWNDYLGLATLITKAVDGEPRFGCARGGDGGGDGSPPSSSSSSCCSPHVGAGPGALGPALGPPDYDEDDDDDDSDDPGSRSRYLGGALELRALELCADPAEAGLLEERFAELSPFAGRAAAVLLGCAPAAAAAATAEAAPREERAPAWAAEPKLHAASGAAAARLLKPELQVCVFCRNNKEAVALYTTHILKGPDGRVLCPVLRRYTCPLCGASGDNAHTIKYCPLSKVPPPPAARPPPRSARDGLPGKKLR, from the coding sequence ATGGAGGCTTTCCCCTGGGCGCCCCGCTCGCCCCGCCGCGGCCGCGCCCCCCCGCCCATGGCGCTCGTGCCCAGCGCCCGCTACGTGAGCACCCAGGGCCCGGCGCACCCGCAGCCCTTCAGCTCGTGGAACGACTATCTGGGACTCGCCACGCTCATCACCAAGGCGGTGGACGGCGAGCCGCGCTTCGGCTGCGCCCGCGGCGGGGACGGCGGCGGGGACGGCTCCCcgccttcttcttcctcctcgtCGTGCTGCTCCCCCCACGTGGGGGCCGGGCCTGGGGCGCTGGGGCCCGCGCTGGGGCCGCCCGACTACGACGaggacgacgacgacgacgacagCGACGATCCGGGGTCCCGGAGCCGCTACCTGGGGGGCGCGCTGGAGCTGCGCGCGCTGGAGCTGTGCGCGGACCCTGCCGAGGCCGGGCTGCTGGAGGAGCGTTTCGCTGAGCTGAGCCCGTTCGCTGGTCGCGCCGCTGCCGTGCTTCTGGGCTGCgcacccgccgccgccgccgcggccaCCGCCGAAGCAGCACCGCGAGAGGAGCGGGCCCCGGCGTGGGCGGCCGAGCCCAAGCTGCACGCCGCCTCCGGGGCGGCCGCCGCCCGGCTGCTCAAGCCCGAGCTGCAGGTGTGCGTGTTTTGCCGGAACAACAAGGAGGCGGTGGCGCTCTACACCACCCACATCCTGAAGGGACCCGACGGGCGGGTGCTGTGCCCCGTGCTGCGCCGGTACACGTGTCCCCTGTGCGGTGCCAGCGGCGACAACGCGCACACCATCAAGTACTGCCCGCTTTCCAAAGTGCCGCCGCCGCCTGCAGCCCGCCCGCCGCCGCGCAGCGCCCGGGACGGCCTGCCCGGCAAGAAGCTGCGCTAA